A stretch of DNA from Polyodon spathula isolate WHYD16114869_AA chromosome 4, ASM1765450v1, whole genome shotgun sequence:
CCAGATTCGGCAACCGGGGAGGTGGACTACGTGGATGAAGAGTCCTGCTGTTGCGGCTCCTCTTCCCCGTGCTTTCGTCTGGGCAGGGAGCAGCAGAACTACTCGGTGTGGGACTTTCTCTGGATTCTCGCCGCGGTGGCCGTCTATTTTGCCGATGTGGGCACAGATATTTGGCTCTCCGTCGACTATTATCTCCGTGGCCAGTACTGGTGGTTCGGGCTCACTCTCTTTTTCGTGGTGCTCGGTTCGTTTTCCGTGCAGGTCTTCAGCTTTAGGTGGTTCGTACATGATTTCAGCACCGAGGAGAGCGCAGGTGCTGCCAGTGGCTCTCATGTGGATGGGAAGCTGGTGAGCGGATCAGCCGCACATGGAGACACAGATGCCCGTTCTTCAACACCACAAAGACAGACTTCCACAGCCAGCAAGTGCAACACCACAACTaatagcagcaacagcagcaccgCAACTCATACTAGCAAGAAAAGGACTGCATCTTGTTCATTTTGCATCTGGCTCTTGCAGTCAGTCATCCACATCCTACAACTGGGGCAGATCTGGAGGTAAGGGGGCTAAAGAACTAAACCTGTGTCCCTGGTGCATGCGGGATGTATTTACTGGGGGTGTTCAATTTCAGACGGTGTTGGCATGTCATAGCAGTCACTGCTAGATTGAAGGGTTGGGCTGGAGTGTAAAAGTAGGGACAATGTTTGTTTTAGTAATGGTGGTTGACCCTCAGTTACAGCTAGAATTCGCTCTCAGATATCAAGCTGTCGATtcataaaaccaaaaatgaaacATATTCTTACCACATTACAGCGTATTCATATactgtgtataattgtatttataaaacttGTTCTGTTTCTGTGGGTTAGTAATATACAAACTGCACATTAGTATGTGTCGTATCCAAGCTAGTCACAGACAAAATACAAGAGTCAATAATGTCAATCTATTGCATCACCTGAAGAGGGAGTTGGAACAGGTATCTCCACATGTTAGTGTACGCAATATTTTAGCCATTAAACAATTCCcagtcattttgaaaatattattaaattattgtttccTTCAAAAGGTTTGCTTAATTattcaagttatatatatatatatataatgatggtatatatatatatatatatatatatatatatatatatatatatatatatatatatatatataacaaaatgtgttatta
This window harbors:
- the LOC121313915 gene encoding XK-related protein 4-like, coding for MAAKSDGVLKMKKSDVAFTPLQNSDHSGSVQGLAPGSQPDSATGEVDYVDEESCCCGSSSPCFRLGREQQNYSVWDFLWILAAVAVYFADVGTDIWLSVDYYLRGQYWWFGLTLFFVVLGSFSVQVFSFRWFVHDFSTEESAGAASGSHVDGKLVSGSAAHGDTDARSSTPQRQTSTASKCNTTTNSSNSSTATHTSKKRTASCSFCIWLLQSVIHILQLGQIWRDVQRPDQDRQTLLPAQSAPQLELDASVVIT